The following are encoded in a window of Poecile atricapillus isolate bPoeAtr1 chromosome 21, bPoeAtr1.hap1, whole genome shotgun sequence genomic DNA:
- the MDH2 gene encoding malate dehydrogenase, mitochondrial, with translation MLSRLSTATALRRGIATSAQNNAKVAVLGASGGIGQPLSLLLKNSPLVSKLSLYDIAHTPGVAADLSHIETRASVKGFMGPEQLPECLKGCDVVVIPAGVPRKPGMTRDDLFNTNASIVASLTSACAKHCPEAMICIISNPVNSTVPIASEVFKKHGVYNPNKIFGVTTLDIVRANTFVAELKGLDPARVTVPVIGGHAGKTIIPLISQCTPKVEFPQDQLEKLTARIQEAGTEVVQAKAGAGSATLSMAYAGARFAFSLLEAMSGKQGVVECAFVRSDVTEVPYFSTPLQLGKKGLEKNLGLGKLSPFEEKMVAAALAELKASIKKGEEFAKNFK, from the exons ATGCTGTCCCGCCTCAGCACCGCCACCGCCCTGCGCCGCGGCATCGCCACCTCCGCACAG AACAATGCCaaggtggcagtgctgggggccTCGGGGGGCATCGggcagcccctgtccctgctgctgaagAACAGCCCTCTGGTGAGCAAGCTCAGCCTCTACGACATCGCTCACACTCCAGGCGTGGCAGCCGACCTCAGCCACATCGAGACCAGAGCCAGTGTCAAAG GCTTCATGGGACCTGAGCAGTTGCCAGAATGTCTGAAGGGCTGTGATGTTGTTGTTATTCCAGCGGGAGTCCCAAGAAAACCAG GTATGACCCGTGATGACCTGTTCAACACCAATGCCAGCATTGTTGCCTCTTTGACATCTGCCTGTGCAAAGCACTGTCCAGAAGCCATGATCTGTATTATTTCTAACCCA GTAAATTCAACCGTCCCAATAGCTTCAGAAGTCTTCAAGAAGCACGGTGTGTATAATCCCAACAAAATCTTTGGTGTTACCACACTGGACATCGTCAGAGCGAATACTTTTGTGGCTGAACTAAAG GGCTTGGATCCAGCTCGAGTAACTGTTCCGGTTATTGGTGGCCATGCTGGGAAGACCATCATCCCTCTGATCTCTCAG TGCACACCAAAAGTTGAGTTTCCTCAGGATCAGCTGGAGAAGCTTACAGCAAGAATTCAAGAAGCTGGGACTGAAGTTGTCCAGGCTaaagcaggagcag GATCTGCCACCTTGTCTATGGCCTATGCTGGTGCTCGATTTGCATTCTCCCTGCTGGAAGCCATGAGTGGAAAGCAGGGGGTTGTTGAATGTGCCTTTGTTCGATCTGACGTGACAGAGGTCCCGTACTTCTCTACACCTCTGCAGCTGGGG AAAAAAGGACTTGAGAAGAACCTGGGCCTTGGCAAGCTCTCCCCCTTTGAAGAGAAGATGGTTGCTGCGGCCCTTGCTGAGCTGAAGGCTTCTATTAAGAAAGGAGAGGAATTTGCAAAGAACTTCAAGTGA